A single window of Paroedura picta isolate Pp20150507F chromosome 8, Ppicta_v3.0, whole genome shotgun sequence DNA harbors:
- the ADO gene encoding 2-aminoethanethiol dioxygenase, with product MPRDNMASLIQRVARQARLTFLPPGSGGQNGPRFAENLQGLEQLLDKVRAEDLRLVARGPSAVAGAAQPPASYMHICETESFSMGVFVLRAGACIPLHDHPGMHGLLKVLYGTLRIACFDALPGGGEGDAGNSSSSSSNAASAAGPSASSSPPPAGPRRCRALLRSRQLYTPASAPCRLAPHTDNLHRIDAVGGPAAFLDILAPPYDPEHGRDCHYYRLADGHSLGPDAAEPQALPREVWLQETPQAPDFWCGGEPYPGPRVSP from the coding sequence ATGCCCCGCGACAACATGGCCTCGCTGATCCAGCGGGTGGCCCGGCAGGCCCGTCTCACCTTCCTCCCGCCGGGGAGCGGGGGCCAGAACGGGCCGCGCTTCGCGGAGAACCTGCAGGGCCTGGAGCAGCTGCTGGACAAGGTGCGGGCCGAGGACCTGCGCTTGGTGGCGCGCGGGCCGTCGGCGGTGGCGGGCGCGGCGCAGCCGCCGGCCAGCTACATGCACATCTGCGAGACGGAGAGCTTCAGCATGGGCGTCTTCGTGCTGCGCGCCGGCGCCTGCATCCCGCTCCACGACCACCCGGGCATGCACGGGCTGCTCAAGGTGCTCTACGGCACGCTGCGCATCGCCTGCTTCGACGCCCTGCCCGGCGGGGGCGAGGGCGACGccggcaacagcagcagcagcagcagcaacgccGCCTCGGCCGCCGggccctccgcctcctcctcgccgccgccagccggCCCGCGCCGCTGCCGCGCCCTGCTCCGCTCGCGCCAGCTCTACACGCCGGCCTCGGCCCCGTGCCGCCTCGCGCCGCACACCGACAACCTGCACCGCATCGACGCCGTCGGCGGCCCGGCCGCCTTCCTCGACATCCTCGCGCCCCCCTACGACCCCGAGCACGGCCGGGACTGCCACTACTACCGCCTGGCCGACGGCCACAGCCTCGGCCCCGACGCCGCCGAGCCCCAGGCGCTGCCCAGGGAGGTGTGGCTGCAGGAAACCCCGCAGGCGCCCGACTTCTGGTGCGGCGGGGAGCCCTACCCCGGCCCCCGCGTCTCGCCCTGA